A window of Paraburkholderia sp. ZP32-5 genomic DNA:
GCGCTCCGCAACGCTGCGCGAAAGACCCCCACTGTTCACTCGTCTCCCCTCTGTGCCGCAACACCCCGCAAGCAAGCACATTCTTCCGTGACAGGTCCTCCAACTCGGCAAATGTGTCGCATCGGCACGACAATTCTTCAAAAAATTCTATCTGTCACATAGCATTCGCAGCGCCCGCTTAAATTCCCGGCCATCGCGCGACATTGCCGAAGAGCAACGCGTCGCGATCGCCTAATTTCCTAACTGGAGAGTGTTTTGAACAAGAAAATCCTGACCGCCGCTACGTTTGCCGTTTTCGCGAGCGCCGCTCACGCACAAAGCAGCGTCACGCTGTACGGCATCATCGATGCTGGTATCAGCTACGTGAACAATTCCAAGACGGCTACCGGCCATGACAACCTGACCAAGTACGACGACGGCGTCGCGCAAGGCAGCCGTTGGGGCATCAAGGGCCAGGAAGACCTGGGCGGTGGCCTGAAGGCGCTGTTCACGTTGGAGAACGGCTTCAACAGCGGTAACGGCACGCTTGGCCAAGGTGGCGCGATGTTCGGCCGCCAGGCTTATGTCGGTCTGTCGAAGGACGGTATCGGCTCGCTGACGTTCGGTCGCCAGTACTCGTTCACGACCGATATCCTCGGCAGCAACTACTCGACCGGTAACCTGACCGTCGCGGGTAACTACGCTTACCACATCAACGACGTCGACCAGCTGACGTCGAGCCGTATCAACAACTCGGTCAAGTTCAGCAGCGCGAACTTCTCGGGTCTGACGTTCGGCGCAATGTACGGCTTCTCGAACCAGGCTGGCGAATTCGCAGGCTCGAATGCAGTCGGCACGACGGCGGGTTCGTCGCGCGCATACAGCTTCGGCGCGAACTACGCGAACGGCCCGTTCTCGGTCGGCGCTGCATACACCGACATCACCTATCCGGGTCAGGCAACGCCGGCATTTTCGACGTCGCTGGCTAACTTGTCGTTCAGCGTGCGCGATCTGCGTGCATTCGGCGTCGGCGGCCGCTACTCGATCGGCCCGGCTACGCTGTGGGCGTTGTACACGAACACCCGCCTCGAACAGATCACGGGTCCGTCGGCAACGTTCAGCGCGTACGAAGCAGGCGCGAAGTACGCGATCACGCCGGCTATCACGGCAGGCGCTGGCTACACCTACATGCACCTGAACAACAGTCTCGGCCACTGGAACCAGGTGGACCTGAGCGCCGACTACGCACTGTCGAAGCGTACGGACGTGTACGTGCTGGGTATCTACCAGGACGCATCGGGCCACAACCTGCAAGCGCAGATCGGTTCGAGCACGAGCTACTTCAGCACGTCGGGCGTTGGTGCTGACGACCAGCTCGCATTCCGTGTCGGTATCCGTCACAAGTTCTAAGCGGCTTGTTGCCGGTGGGGAACGCTTGCGTTCCTCGCTGGACCGCTTTGATGCGAAAACGCCCCTACGTGGGGCGTTTTTTTGTTTTGACGCGCGTTTTTTCGCGCGATGCGTTTGTATCAAATGCGTTCGTATCAATCGAGCAGCGCCGGATCGTCGATCGCGCCGGTCAGCAGTTCGACGAACGCCTGCATCACGCGCGGCAACGTGCGGCCCGCCATCGTCTGGACCTGCAACGTACGCTGATGAAGCTCCGGGTTACTGATCGGGATCGCCGCGAAGCCATCCGTGCCGAGCCGACCGCGCACGGTCAACAGGCCGGTGATCGTGACCGCGTCGGTGTGCAACACGAAATTCTGCAGCGCCGCGTGATAGTTGCTGACGAACACCGGATCGAACACGAGCCCTTCGAGACTGCACGCGATATCGAATAGCTGACGGATCGTCACCGTCGGGCCGCTGATCGCGAGCGGCCATGGCAGCAGATCCGCGATCGACACCGAATCGCGCGCACCGAGCGGATGATCGTGGCGCACCAGCGCGAAGATCGGCGCGCGCTGCGAATGCACGACATTGATGTCCGCCTCGGGTGCCATGCTGAAGCACACCGCGATATCGGCGGTACCGTCGCGCACGCGTTGCGTCGCGATCGACGGCGCGGACACGTCGAGCTGAAAATGCGTGGCGGGATGCGTCTTCAGAAACCGCGCGAACACCTGCGGCAAGAAATGCGGCGCGATGCCTTCCGAACTCGCAATGCGAATCGTCGCCCGCCCGCCGTTGCTCAAACCGCGAATCTCTTCGGTCACGCGTTCCGCGTCGAGCAGGCTGCGCCGCGCGTAATCGGCGAGCAGCCGGCCCGCATCGCTCAACACCATGCCGCGAGGCCGCCGCTCGAACAGCGCGGCGCCGACCTCCTCTTCCAGTTTCGCGATCTGCCTGCTCAATGCGGACACCGCGACATACAGGTTGCCCGACGCCTTGCTGAGCGAACCGCTGCGCACAACTTCGAGAAAGTAGCGCAGCGCGGTGTTATCCATCTGAGTCATCACAATTCCGCTTTGCCGTTTCGGCAACGATATCTGCCAAATATTGTAATTGTCTAGAAATATCGGCCACGCCAAGATCCTGACAAAAGAAGCGCCCCACGCCGCGGCTGAGACACCGCCGGCACACCCTACACGCCGCCACAGGACTTCGTCATGAGCACAGACTCCGCCACCACGGCCGACACGATTGCCCAGCATGCGTCGCGCTCAAGCATCTCGCGTCTGATCCTTGCCACCTCGATCGGCAATGCGCTCGAGTTCTACGACCTCGTCGTATACGGCTATTTCGCGGCCATCCTGTCGCGCACGTTCTTTCCGGTCCACGACCGCACGGTGTCGTTGCTGCTTGCGCTCGGCACGTTCGCGCTGTCGTATCTCGCGCGGCCGGTCGGCGCGCTCGCGCTCGGCTCGTTCAGCGACCGCAAGGGCCGCAAGGCGTCGCTGACTCTCTCGATCGCGATGATGACGCTCGGCACCGGCATGATCGCGCTGATGCCGTCGTATGCGACGATCGGTGTGCTCGCACCGATCGGCGTATTCGCGTCGCGGCTGTTGCAGGGCTTCTCGGCCGGCGGCGAATTCGGCAGCTCGACCGCTTTTCTGATCGAACACCAGCCGCAACGCAAAGGCTTTATGGCGAGCTGGCAGTTCTCGAGCCAGGGCGCGAGCACGCTGCTTGCGTCGCTGTTCGGCGCGGTGCTGACCGGTGCGCTCACGCAAACGCAACTGCAGGAATGGGGCTGGCGCATTCCGTTCCTGTTCGGTCTGTTGATCGGCCCGGTCGGTTTATACATTCGCCGCCGCATCGACGAAACGCCGGAGTTCGAACGCGCGGAAAAATCCGCGGCGCCGGTGCGCGAACTGCTAGCGTCGCAGAAGGAAGCGGTGATCGTGTCGATTGGCGCGCTCGTGCTGACCACCACCGCCAACTACATGCTGCTCTATATGCCGACGTATGCGGCGCGCCAGCTCGGTCTGTCGCCGTCGTCGGGTTTTATCGCGACGCTGGCGGCCGGCCTGATCATGATGGTGCTGACGCCGCTCGTCGGTCATCTGTCCGACAAGGTCGGGCGCGTGCGCATCATGCTCGGCGCCGGCGTGCTGTTTTTCGTAACGGTCTACCCGGCCTTCGTGTTGATGAACGCGCATCCATCACTTGGCACCTTGCTCGCCGCGGTCGTGTGGGTCGCGCTGCTGAAGACCACCTACTTCGCGCCGATTCCCGCGCTGATGTCCGAACTGTTCCCGACTCGCACCCGTACGACCGGCATGGCGCTCGGCTACAACATCGGCACGACCGCTTTTGGCGGCTTTACGCCGCTCGCCGTCGCCGCGCTAATCGCGGCGACCGGCAACAATCTCGCGCCGGGGCTTTATCTGATGCTCGCGGCCGTACTCAGCCTTTTCGCCGTAACGTGGGCGCGCGTGCGCCTGCATGTGCGCTAGAACCAACAGGACCTTCTCGATGCAAGACCGTTTGCAGCAAGCCGTACAGTTCTCCGTCGATCACGAATCGCTTTGGGATCGCCATGTGGATGGCGCATGGGGCGTACACGTCAACGACCCGCCGCCGTGGAACCGGCTGCTCGGTCCTGTGCACGATCGCGGCCCGGTGTCGGGCGCGATTGCGCTCGACGGCCGCGTGCTGACCACGTGGGGCGAGCCCGAGCGCGCGGACCTGACGTTCAGCGTCGCGAAGATGTATCTGGCGCTGCTCGCCGGGGTCGCGCACGATCGCGGTCTGCTGCCCGACGTCGACGAGCCGGTGCGCGCGCGCGTGCCCAACATCGGCTTCGACGACGAACACAATGCACCGATCACCTGGGCGCATCTGCTGCAGCAAACCAGCGAATGGCGCGGCACGTACTTCGGTTTATCGGATCAGGCGGACCACTATCGCGCGGTCAATTTCGCGGCGCCGCCCGATGGAAAAAAAGGCGACCTGCGGCCGGCGCAACGCCCGGGCACGTACTGGGAATACAACGACGTGCGCATCAACCAGTTGTCGCTCGCACTGTTGCATCTGTTTCGGCAGCCGTTGCCCGAGGTGTTTCGCGACGCGATCATGCGCCCGTGCGGCGCGAGCGAAAACTGGCAATGGGTCGGCTACGACGACGCGTGGGTCGATATCGACGGGCGCCGCATGCAGTCGGTGCCGGGCGGCACGCACTGGGGCGGCGGCATGTCGGTCAGCGCGAACGATCAGTTGAAGGTCGCGCAGATGCTGCTCAACGATGGCGTCGCGCACGGCCGGCGCGTGCTGTCGTCCGAATGGATCGCGCGCATGCGCACACCATGTGGCATCGCGCCGTTCTATGGCTACCTCGTGTGGCTCAACACGGATCAGAAGGTGTTTCCGAGCGTGCCGGCATCGAGCTATTTCGGTGTCGGCGCGGGCAGTTCGTTTACGTGGATCGAACCTGAGAGACGCATGACAGTCGTCGTGCGATGGTTGAATCCAGCCGCCGCGAATGAGTTTTTCGGGCTCGTGCTCGATGCGGTGGATGCAATCGGCAGATAAGGCAATAAGCCGATAGGCGGGCAATGCCGGAGAGCATCGCCCACACGTTCAGCTCACGATAGAGGTTGAACACCGTTGCGCTGTGATCGACAGCGCAACGGCAATGCATTGGCACATCAGCGCATCAACGCATCAATGCGAATGACGTGGCACTTCGGCGCCGCGGCAGCCGACGAGGAAGTCCAGGTCGCAGCCCTCATCGGCCTGCAGCACGTGATCGACATAAAGGCGCCGGTAGCCGCCGCCTTCCGGCGGTTCCGGCAGCGCATACTCGGCGAGACGGCGCTCGATTTCCGCATCGCTGATATCGACGTGCAGCGTGCCCGCGTCGCAATCGAGTTCGATCCAGTCGCCGTCCTGCACGGCGGCAAGCGGACCGCCCGCCGCCGCTTCCGGCGTCACGTGCAGCACCACGGTGCCGTAGGCGGTGCCGCTCATGCGTGCATCCGAAATGCGCACCATGTCTTTCACGCCCTGACGCAGCAGCTTCGGCGGCAGCCCCATGTTGCCGACTTCGGCCATGCCCGGATAACCCTTCGGGCCGCAGTTCTTCATCACCAGCACCGAGTTTGCATCGACGTCGAGCGCTTCATCGACGATGCGTGCCTTGTAGTGCTCGAGGTTTTCGAACACAACCGCGCGCCCGCGATGCTTCAGCAATTCGGGTGTCGCCGCCGACGGCTTCAACACCGCGCCGCGCGGCGCGAGATTGCCGCGCAGCACGCGGATGCCGCCGTCGGCGACGAGCGGCTTGTCGAGCGGACGAATCACTTCGTCGTTGGTGTTCGGCGCATCCTTGACGTTGTCCCACAGCGATTTGCCGTTGACGGTCAGCGCGTCCGGATGCGGCAGCAGGTTCGCTTCACCGAGGCGGCGCAGCACTGCCGGCAAACCGCCCGCGTAATAGAACTCTTCCATCAGGAAGCGGCCCGACGGCATCAGGTCGACGATCGTCGGCGTATCGCGGCCGATACGCACCCAGTCCTCGAGTTCGAGATCGACGCCGATGCGCCCCGCGATCGCCTTCAGATGAATCACCGCATTGGTCGAACCGCCGATCGCGGCGTTCACGCGAATCGCGTTCATGAACGCATCGCGAGTCAGGATCTTCGACAGCTTCAGATCGTCATGCGCCATCTGCACGATACGGATGCCTGACATATGCGCGAGCACGTAACGGCGCGAGTCGACCGCGGGAATTGCCGCGTTGTGCGGCAACGACGTGCCGAGTGCTTCGGCCATGCAGGCCATCGTCGACGCGGTGCCCATCGTATTGCAGGTGCCCGCCGAACGCGACATGCCCGCCTCGGCCGACAGGAACTGATGCAGATCGATCTCGCCGGCCTTCAGCGATTCGTGCAGTTGCCACACCGCGGTGCCCGAGCCGATGTTCTTGCCGTCGAGCTTGCCATTGAGCATCGGGCCGCCGGTCACGACGATCGCCGGCACATCGCAGCTCGCGGCACCCATCAGCAACGCGGGCGTGGTCTTGTCGCAACCGGTGAGCAGCACGACCGCGTCGATCGGATTGCCGCGAATCGCTTCCTCGACATCCATCGCCGCGAGATTGCGCGTGAGCATCGCGGTCGGACGCAGATTCGATTCACCGTTCGAGAACACCGGAAACTCGACCGGGAAGCCGCCCGCTTCGTAGATACCGCGCTTCACGTGCTCGGCGAGCTTGCGAAAATGGGCATTGCACGGCGTCAGTTCCGACCACGTGTTGCAGATGCCGATCACCGGGCGCCCGTCGAATTCGTGATCGGGGATGCCCTGATTCTTCATCCAGCTTCGATACATGAAGCCGTTCTTGTCAGCCGTGCCGAACCATTCGGCTGAGCGCAGTTTCCGCTTTTTATCCGACATGCTATGTCCTTGATGCATAGGCCGGGACACCAACACCGGCCAGTTTGACCGAACCGGCGCGGCGCGACCGGCATACGACGGAAGGCTGTCGCTCAGGCTCTGGGGATGGTGAAGTGTACGGAGCGGGTTGATATCTTTCCAATTATATTTTTGGCGATATCAATATCAGTTCTGGTATCTGGCGGCGGGCCGTACGGACGTTGGCTTGCGGGCTTGACTCGGGTTCACGGTCATACAGTCTTACTTTTAGCTTTCGCCTGCGCTGGCCGTGCGTTTTTCTTCAGATGGGCCCGGTTGTACTCGATCGCGGCGCGAATCAGCGCCTTCAGCGCGCGCTCATCGATGCTGTCGTTCTCGAAGAAATCGATCGCGCGGCGGGCATTGCCTTCGAGGCCCGCGTTGAACAGCTTGTCGGGATCGGCCAGGCCCGCACCGTGAGCAAAGGTCAGCTTGACCTTGCCCTTGTGCGCATTGGCCACCGCGATCATGCCGTCGCGCGACCAGACCGGGCTGCCCATCCACTTCCATTCCTCGACGATGTCCGGATCCGCCGCGAGCACGCACGCACGAATGCGCGCGAAGATTGGGCCGCGCCAGTCGGAGAGTTTCGCGATCATCTCGTCGATACGTTCGGATGCGTTCATCGCAGTGGTGCCTCGCAAACGGTGGGACGTGTGCCCGGTTTGACTACATCGCGACGCGGCTCTCTCTAAGGCCGAGGCCGAGAACGCTTTGTACCGCTTCGATTCTCGAACTCACATTGAGCTTTTCGAAGATGTTCTTCAAGTGCCACTTGATGGTCTCGGGGGCCAGCTTCAACGACCGTGCGATTTCCTTGTTCGACAGTCCGAGTGCAACGCAATTGATGATCTCCATCTCCCTGGCACTCAGGATATCCGACGACATCGCCGCCACCCCAGCCGATCTCGCGGGCTCGGGTCGTGCACCATCGCGCTCGGCAAACACCGTCAGCAATCTGTCGGCATAGGCGGCTTCGGCTGTGCCGGTGTTACCTGCGATCTGGCGAAAGCGCAGCAATAGCTCGCGTATCGGCTGCCCTTCGTCGACAAAGCTGTTGACGAGGCCGATCGCCGCGCCAATACGTAGCGCGCGGCCGAGTGCGGCGACCGCCTTGTCCGCGTCGCCACATTGTTCGAATGCACGGGCAAGCAGCAATGCAACGGACGCTTCCGAAGGACGCCAGCTCATCGCGTTCAGCGTATCGAGCGAGCCTTCGAGAAACCCGATCGCCTCGCCAGCCTGATTCCCGGCCAGCAGAACCCTGGCTCGCAGCACGCAATAGTAAGTCCAGGCCTCGATCGCAGATCCGGGCCGGCCTTCGCATCGCGCCGGCACGCTTTCGCTCAGTTCGTCCGCGATCTGCTTCGCCTGTGCGACGTCGCCGCCATCGATCAGCAAGCGCACCGTTTCGGCATCGCACGCCAGTTTCAGACGCAACCAATCCCGCTCGACGGCAATCTGACGGCAGTCTTCGAGAACCGCCAACGCCGAGCCGGTCTCGCCGTCGCGCCATAGTACCCGCGCCGCCGCAAGCACATGCCGCATCAGCGTGCCCAGCGGAGCAGTCGCCAGCACGATCGCCGAGCGGCCGGCAAGCATCTGCCGCGCGTTCGGCAGCTCGTTGCACTCGTAGTAGATCGACGCGAGGCAACTGGCCAAACCGGCCACGCCCGCCGACGAACGTCCCACCATGATTTCGGCGCGCTGCAGTGTCGCTTCGAAGGTTCGTCTCGCGCCGCTTAGCTCTCCATGCGCCAACGCGGCCAAAGCGTACATCGCGTCGCGCAGGATATCCGAGTAGTGCGCGCGAACACCCTGTTCGGCACGATCCTTGGCGGCAGTCAACGTTCGCAGGATCTGCTCGAATCCTCCCCGATACATCAAGCCGAAGAATTGCGTCGATTGCGCGTAGCGCCTCGCCCACGGTGGCAGCGCCGCACTCGATGCTTCCGCCGCGCGCCCGAGTTCGAGCGCGCGTTCGCTGTCATCCGACGTGCCGGCGATGAATGCACCGACCGCGTTGACCTCGGCCAGGACAGCTTCGTCGATGACACTTCCCTGCTCGTTACCCGCGCGCTCGAGATCGTCGACAACGGCATTGATTTCGCTCGACGCCTGGGCCGTTTGCAGCGAGAACGCGAGCCCCCAGGCTTTCGCGAGACGCAAACGCAGCCGTCCTCGAACGGCATCGGGCGGAAGCCTGTTGATCCAACCCAGCATCGTGTAGGGGTCGCCGCGCTCCAGCATGTCGATCGCGCAATTCTCTACCCACTGCGTGGCCAGTTCGGAATCGCCGGCGGCGAGCGCATGACGAACCGCCTCGGGCCACAGACCTTCCGCGGCAAACCATTGGCATGCACGGCGATGCAGCACCGGAACCTGTAGCGGCATCTGCCGCAACAGACGCCGTCTCAGTCCTTCCGACAGCAATGCGTGATAGCGATACCAGCCCTGGCTTTCATCCAGTGGCTGGATGAACACGTTGTGCATCTCGAGCCAGTGAAGCTTTTCGCCGCTATTGCCGCTCTCTTCGCCGTCGCTCTCTTCGCCTGCCATGATCGCGTCGCATACGCCCGGATTGAGTCGTTCGAGAATCGACGTGTTCAGCAGGAACGTCAGAATCGGCGGCGGCAAATGCGCAAGCACCGTATCGTTCAGATAAAGGTCGATGCCCGACCGTGGGCTGGCGAGATGCTTCGCCAGTTTCTCGGCATCGTCCGCCTGCACCAGCGTAAGCGAAGCCAGTTGCAAACCAGCTACCCATCCCTCGGCGGCATCGTTCAATAGCGCGACGCTGTTTCGATCGAGCGGCACCGTGCCCGTGCAATCGAAAAACGACTGCGCGTCGTCGAGCGAAAACCGCAGATCGTCGGCACCGATACGCCTCAGCTTTTCCGGCGAGCGAAGTTGACCGAGCATCAGCGCGGGTTCGGCGCGCGCACCAAGCAGGATGTACAGGTTCTCGGGCGCGTAGCGAAGCAAACGGGAAAGCGCGGCGAGCACTGGTGTCGCACTGAGGCGATCGACCTCGTCGAGTACGAGGAAAACACTGCGCCCGCATTCGGCGATTCCGTTCAACAGCACGGAAATCACCATTCTGATCGGCGTCAGTGCATCGTGGCTCAGCAGTTGCTGCGCTTGCCTTGCGATGTCCTGCGCGGCACGCGACAGTGCCGCCACCAGATAGGCGCCGAACTGCTGCGGGTCGTCGTCTTCTTCATCGAGACTGAGCCACGCAACCGGATGCTTTTTCTCAGCAAGCAGTTTGCTCCAGCCGGCCAGCAACGTCGTCTTGCCGAAACCCGCGGGCGCGGTGACGAGGACGACGCTAGCGGGTCGCAGCGCCTCGAACTGGTTCAGCAGTGCAGGCCGTTGCACGTAACCGGACGGAGGACGCGGCGCGATCATCTTGGTCTGAATCAGCGATACGCTCCATTCGCGACCGGTACTGGTCAAAGAGGCTTCCATGATCATTCCCCATCCCGCCGCCCTACTGCCGAAAGGAGGCTTTCGCTGTCTTCGCGGGAAATTCTTTATAGAAACGTTGAACCGCGCAGATTCGCTGCGCGAATTGCCCGTCATCTTAATCCGCGGAAATGGCAATTGTGAATCAATTGCTAAAACGTATGCGCGACAGAATTGTGACCGACAGGCCGGCGCAGTCGCAGACGACGCGAAATAGAGAGGATTCGACGAATGGAAAGTGAAAAGATTGCAAACGTTAGGCGATTTTTGAAATGTTCATATCGCGCCATGAACATTCCAATAATGTCGCGCTTTGCATAAAACGACGCCACCTGCCGATATAAAAGCCCGGTGGTAAATGCTCAAAAAATAGCTAACGCGGATGATAGATCGCGGCGTTCTTTTCCGCGCCACTGATCGAGAACTCGTCCAACCGATATCCGTGCGTATAGACGGTAGTGAGCCGCACGCCGTTTTCGGGGTGCAGGGACAGCTTTCGCCGAATCCGATAGATATGGGTATCGACGGTACGCGACGAGCTATCGAGTTCGCGCCCCCACGCCAGTTTCGCCAGCAGGTCCCTGGAAACCGAGCGGCCGACATTCGCAAAGAGGAACGCGGCAACCTCGAACTCTTTGGCCGTCAACTCGACTGCGTTGCCGTGAAGCGAGACGTTGCGCCGCGTCACATCGAAAAGATAAGGTCCGACAGTAATGTCCGTCTTTTCATGGCGACCGGTACGACGCAACAACGCACCAATTCGGGCCGCCAGTTCGATCTCGCGGAATGGCTTGACGACGTATTCGTCCGCTCCGGCTTCGAGTGCCCGCGCAATGTCGACCTCGAGCACCCTGCTCGTCAGGAACAGCACGGCCGGCTGAGAACCCAGATTGCTGCGTATCCAGTGTAGAACCTCGAATCCGCTGATACCGGGCAATTGCCAGTCGAGCACCACGAGATCGATTTCATTGTTCTTCAGAAAGCGCACCGCATTTTCGCCGGAGTCGACCCGGCTTATCTGGTGGCCCGATTGCAGCATAACTTTTTCGACCGCCGCGGCTTGCGCGAGATCATCTTCTACCAACAGGATATTCATATACCACCCCTTTCTTTCGAGCCGAAAGACCCGTCGACCCGAGCATCCGGTGGAACGAGCCGGAGGGCATGAGTCAGACCATCGCGTGTGGATAGCTGGGTCAAACCAGGCGCGAAAAGAGCCCCATACAGGACAAATGTCCAGCGAAAGCTCAGGAATCGGGTTCCTGGCAAACGCCGTCGTTCCGCGTGAATTTTGTGAACTGCCGGGACGTGAAGATACGCGGTGGGAGCTCTCGACATAGCCCCCCGGGTGGGGGGCACAGCCGGTCTTTGGCGGGGGTGTGGCGGGGGGTGAGCTTTTTTCCGTGCGAGAGCTTCACGGATTATGTCGTGATCGGCGCGAAACGCCGACGCCCGTCATAGCACCTTGCAATTGTGCGCGGCGGCGTCGCGATTAGCCCGCTTCTCGTCCAGCACGCGATGAGCCTCGCGATGAACCGCCAGAACGCCGAACGAACCCTCATCAAGGCCCACCGCGCGCGCGGCCAGCTTGAAGGCCGCGTAATCTTCCGGGTGAAATGAAAGCGTTACTTGAACCTGATGCGGTTTTGTCATGGATAGCTCCAGTCTCATTCGGTGTTTGCCGTGTGCTCGCAAGAACACTTACGGTCGAATGTAACCGGATCATCGCATCGGAGTTGGCAAGAATTGTCACATTACAGCCTGATTCTCGGCGTGTAACCTGTCGATGCAAGCCGTCAAATCGGCTCACCCGAGCGCGCCTCAGGTGACTCATCGCAAGCCTGCCGGTTTGCAGGACCATCCCCTTGCTCCGGTTCGATGGCCGCGCTCAAGCCGATGTCCGGGCTCGTGCGACGTTCCAGTAACGCCAGCAGTTCGGGCCGCAACCCATCGCCGCGTTGTGCCGCGAGCGCATGAAACGATAGCAATGGCAACATGATTCGACTCCCTCAGTTCGATACGCGGCGCGGCGGAATTGACGCGTCTGCAGTGAACGATATGGATCGTCGTGGGCCGCCGCCATCCGCTTCTTGCGGTCAAATTCGCTTGGGCCGGTTCGCCGCGCCGCAAGCCATCCGCACGTCGAATTCGACAGCAAGAAACAGAGCGAAACAAACCACTCAACGATCTATCGTGTCTATCGAGGAAGGCGCTTCGTCTTCTACCGTCCATTCGGCTGCGAACGCCGATTCGAGGAGCGATGCAGATCATGGAACTGCTTATTGCGCAGATCGACTCGCCGCTCGGCGACATGCTGCTTGTCACCGATGCGCAAAACGTCATACGTGCGCTCGATTTCGCCGATCATCGCGCGCATCTGCGGCGCGCGCTGCGTGACCACTACGGCGACCCGCGATTGACCGACGCCGAGGCACCGGCCGAAATCGTCGACGCGACGCACCGTTACTTCGCCGGTGATTTCACCGCGCTCGGCGGCCTGCGGACCGCCATCGCCGGCACCGAATTGCAACGCAAGGTCTGGGCCGAGCTACGCCGTATTCCGCCCGGCACCACGACAACCTACGGCAAGCTCGCGAAACAGCTCGGTTTCGACGATCCGCGCGCGGCGATCGATATCGGCGCGGCGAATGCGGCTAATCCGATCGCGATCGTCGTGCCCTGCCATCGCGTGATCGCGAGCGACGGCACACTCAAAGGTTACGCGTGGGGATTGAAACGCAAGCGCTGGCTGCTGGAGCACGAGAAGGCGATAGCGCCGCAGGCGGCCGAAAATCTTTTTTCATAACACGTGCGCGGCACGCGAAGCGCGACCGCGCGCCGCCGACACGACTCAAAGCCCGCCACGTCCGAATGTAAAAAATCGCGTGACTCGACTCGTTTCTCCGATAATCAGCATC
This region includes:
- a CDS encoding LuxR C-terminal-related transcriptional regulator, which produces MEASLTSTGREWSVSLIQTKMIAPRPPSGYVQRPALLNQFEALRPASVVLVTAPAGFGKTTLLAGWSKLLAEKKHPVAWLSLDEEDDDPQQFGAYLVAALSRAAQDIARQAQQLLSHDALTPIRMVISVLLNGIAECGRSVFLVLDEVDRLSATPVLAALSRLLRYAPENLYILLGARAEPALMLGQLRSPEKLRRIGADDLRFSLDDAQSFFDCTGTVPLDRNSVALLNDAAEGWVAGLQLASLTLVQADDAEKLAKHLASPRSGIDLYLNDTVLAHLPPPILTFLLNTSILERLNPGVCDAIMAGEESDGEESGNSGEKLHWLEMHNVFIQPLDESQGWYRYHALLSEGLRRRLLRQMPLQVPVLHRRACQWFAAEGLWPEAVRHALAAGDSELATQWVENCAIDMLERGDPYTMLGWINRLPPDAVRGRLRLRLAKAWGLAFSLQTAQASSEINAVVDDLERAGNEQGSVIDEAVLAEVNAVGAFIAGTSDDSERALELGRAAEASSAALPPWARRYAQSTQFFGLMYRGGFEQILRTLTAAKDRAEQGVRAHYSDILRDAMYALAALAHGELSGARRTFEATLQRAEIMVGRSSAGVAGLASCLASIYYECNELPNARQMLAGRSAIVLATAPLGTLMRHVLAAARVLWRDGETGSALAVLEDCRQIAVERDWLRLKLACDAETVRLLIDGGDVAQAKQIADELSESVPARCEGRPGSAIEAWTYYCVLRARVLLAGNQAGEAIGFLEGSLDTLNAMSWRPSEASVALLLARAFEQCGDADKAVAALGRALRIGAAIGLVNSFVDEGQPIRELLLRFRQIAGNTGTAEAAYADRLLTVFAERDGARPEPARSAGVAAMSSDILSAREMEIINCVALGLSNKEIARSLKLAPETIKWHLKNIFEKLNVSSRIEAVQSVLGLGLRESRVAM
- a CDS encoding response regulator transcription factor — translated: MNILLVEDDLAQAAAVEKVMLQSGHQISRVDSGENAVRFLKNNEIDLVVLDWQLPGISGFEVLHWIRSNLGSQPAVLFLTSRVLEVDIARALEAGADEYVVKPFREIELAARIGALLRRTGRHEKTDITVGPYLFDVTRRNVSLHGNAVELTAKEFEVAAFLFANVGRSVSRDLLAKLAWGRELDSSSRTVDTHIYRIRRKLSLHPENGVRLTTVYTHGYRLDEFSISGAEKNAAIYHPR
- a CDS encoding methylated-DNA--[protein]-cysteine S-methyltransferase, which gives rise to MQIMELLIAQIDSPLGDMLLVTDAQNVIRALDFADHRAHLRRALRDHYGDPRLTDAEAPAEIVDATHRYFAGDFTALGGLRTAIAGTELQRKVWAELRRIPPGTTTTYGKLAKQLGFDDPRAAIDIGAANAANPIAIVVPCHRVIASDGTLKGYAWGLKRKRWLLEHEKAIAPQAAENLFS